The following are encoded together in the Tepidiforma bonchosmolovskayae genome:
- a CDS encoding winged helix-turn-helix transcriptional regulator: protein MDGSLSPRFLSCLLVAPGAMETRHFVRALHSGGLAVLEREPGEAALRMAESGEFDLVCRAIDCDGVSGLVDVARLAACGRPVVAVFDAALPELVAEAFTAGAEACLELGADPRVVVAQVRAVLRRAGAYDAASGANSGVLQVGDLVVDVDRCEVQRGGMVVPLTAAEFRIVEYMARNSGRVLKPHEILNAVSDDYRYLPREAQDVFKVYVRRIRRKLEPDEQAPRYLVTVRGFGYRLEGGRERTMLPARQA from the coding sequence ATGGACGGCAGCCTTTCTCCCCGCTTCCTCAGCTGCCTGCTGGTTGCTCCGGGCGCCATGGAGACCCGCCACTTTGTCCGTGCGCTGCACAGCGGCGGACTGGCGGTGCTCGAGCGGGAGCCCGGCGAAGCAGCGCTGCGGATGGCGGAGTCGGGGGAATTCGACCTGGTCTGCCGCGCGATCGATTGCGACGGAGTTTCCGGGCTGGTTGATGTCGCGCGGCTGGCAGCGTGCGGGAGGCCGGTGGTCGCGGTATTCGATGCAGCGCTCCCGGAGCTGGTCGCCGAGGCATTTACGGCCGGGGCCGAGGCCTGCCTGGAGCTAGGGGCAGACCCGCGGGTGGTGGTCGCGCAGGTGCGCGCCGTGCTGCGGCGGGCCGGGGCGTATGATGCGGCCAGCGGCGCGAATAGCGGCGTCCTTCAGGTCGGCGACCTTGTGGTCGATGTTGATCGATGCGAGGTGCAGCGCGGGGGGATGGTGGTACCACTCACCGCGGCGGAATTCCGGATCGTGGAGTACATGGCCCGCAACAGCGGGCGGGTGCTCAAGCCGCACGAAATCCTGAACGCCGTCTCGGATGATTACCGCTATCTTCCGCGGGAAGCACAGGACGTGTTTAAGGTCTACGTCCGCCGGATCAGGCGGAAGCTCGAGCCGGACGAGCAGGCCCCGCGGTACCTGGTGACGGTGCGGGGGTTCGGATATCGGCTCGAGGGCGGTCGGGAGCGAACGATGCTCCCGGCCCGGCAGGCCTGA
- a CDS encoding acyl-CoA mutase large subunit family protein, protein MPITTKREWLQGPYAKAVQRAPERQPSFETTGRMPIEPIYTQDDLEGWDPVTQLGFPGEFPFTRGIQPTMYRGRFWTMRQYAGFGTAEESNQRYRYLLAQGQTGLSVAFDLPTQIGYDSDDPMAAGEVGKVGVAIDSIEDMLTLFDGIPLDKVTTSMTINATAAILLALYVAVGKHQGVPPEELGGTVQNDILKEYIARGTYIYPPKPSMRLITDIFAYCKDNVPQWNTISISGYHMREAGCTAAQEIAFTLANGIAYVEAAIGAGLDVDEFAGRLSFFFACHNNFLEEVAKFRAARRLWAHIMRDRFEAKNSRSQMLRFHTQTGGATLTAQQPENNIVRTTVQALAAVLGGTQSLHTNSMDEALALPTEKAVQIALRTQQILAYESGVADVIDPLGGSYFVEDLTNRLEAEAREYIKTIDSMGGALAAIEKGFQQKEIQEAAYRYQMQVENKERIIVGVNEFVVAEEEHPEILRVDPAIGQRQVEKLRRLRATRDNAAVERMLDRIEQAARGTENLVPIMVEAVENRVTLGEISHRLRKVWGEQREPVFI, encoded by the coding sequence ATGCCAATCACCACCAAGCGCGAGTGGCTGCAGGGCCCCTACGCCAAAGCTGTCCAGCGCGCCCCCGAGCGCCAGCCCTCCTTCGAAACCACCGGGCGGATGCCCATCGAGCCGATCTACACCCAGGACGACCTCGAAGGCTGGGACCCTGTCACCCAGCTCGGCTTCCCCGGCGAGTTCCCCTTCACTCGCGGCATCCAGCCCACCATGTACCGCGGCCGCTTCTGGACCATGCGCCAGTACGCTGGCTTCGGCACCGCGGAAGAATCGAACCAGCGCTACCGCTACCTCCTCGCCCAGGGCCAGACCGGCCTCTCCGTGGCGTTCGACCTCCCCACTCAGATCGGCTACGACTCGGATGACCCCATGGCCGCCGGCGAGGTCGGCAAGGTCGGCGTCGCCATCGACTCCATCGAGGATATGCTCACCCTCTTCGATGGCATCCCGCTCGATAAAGTCACCACCTCCATGACCATCAACGCGACGGCCGCCATCCTCCTCGCGCTCTACGTGGCCGTCGGCAAGCACCAGGGCGTCCCGCCTGAGGAGCTCGGCGGGACCGTCCAGAACGATATCCTCAAGGAATACATCGCCCGCGGGACGTACATCTACCCGCCCAAGCCCTCCATGCGGCTCATCACCGACATCTTTGCCTACTGCAAAGACAACGTGCCGCAGTGGAACACCATCTCCATCTCCGGCTACCACATGCGCGAGGCGGGCTGCACGGCCGCCCAGGAGATCGCCTTCACCCTCGCGAACGGCATCGCCTACGTCGAGGCCGCCATCGGCGCCGGCCTCGATGTCGACGAGTTCGCCGGCCGGCTCTCCTTCTTCTTCGCCTGCCACAACAACTTCCTCGAAGAAGTGGCGAAGTTCCGCGCCGCCCGCCGCCTCTGGGCCCACATCATGCGCGACCGCTTCGAGGCGAAGAATTCCCGTTCTCAGATGCTCCGCTTCCATACCCAGACCGGCGGCGCAACCCTCACCGCCCAGCAGCCCGAGAACAACATCGTCCGCACCACGGTCCAGGCCCTCGCGGCCGTGCTCGGCGGCACCCAGTCGCTCCATACGAACTCCATGGACGAGGCCCTCGCCCTCCCGACCGAGAAGGCCGTCCAGATAGCCCTCCGCACCCAGCAGATTCTCGCTTACGAGAGCGGCGTCGCCGACGTCATCGACCCGCTCGGCGGCTCCTACTTTGTCGAAGACCTCACGAACCGGCTCGAAGCAGAAGCCCGGGAGTACATCAAAACGATCGACAGCATGGGCGGCGCACTGGCCGCCATCGAAAAGGGCTTCCAGCAGAAGGAGATCCAGGAAGCCGCCTACCGCTACCAGATGCAGGTCGAAAACAAGGAACGGATCATCGTCGGCGTCAACGAGTTCGTCGTCGCCGAGGAGGAGCACCCCGAGATCCTCCGCGTCGACCCCGCCATCGGGCAGCGCCAGGTCGAAAAGCTCCGGCGGCTCCGCGCCACCCGCGATAATGCCGCCGTCGAACGGATGCTCGACCGCATCGAACAGGCCGCCCGCGGCACCGAAAACCTCGTCCCGATCATGGTCGAGGCTGTCGAGAACCGGGTGACCCTGGGCGAAATCAGCCATCGCCTCCGCAAGGTCTGGGGCGAACAGCGCGAGCCGGTGTTCATCTGA
- a CDS encoding maleylpyruvate isomerase N-terminal domain-containing protein: MSDDDVRTRADERRRLLAELELERNQFIRNVETCRIRDIERPFIGDWSVKDIVGHVASWEAEVVTALRELRAGRRPELYDFNRSRLDAWNQEHVERKRSLDFFSVLEQLKDGRHRLLDELAHIPDEDLVDEGSRYRKLVQAVIDHDREHWHAIAARLAGMEGARRTGAQSIIEEATS; this comes from the coding sequence ATGAGCGACGACGACGTCCGGACCCGCGCCGACGAACGGCGCCGCCTCCTCGCCGAGCTCGAACTCGAGCGCAACCAGTTCATCCGGAACGTCGAAACCTGCCGCATCCGCGACATCGAACGGCCGTTCATCGGCGACTGGTCGGTCAAAGACATCGTCGGTCACGTCGCGAGCTGGGAGGCGGAAGTCGTCACCGCCCTGCGGGAACTCCGCGCCGGCCGCCGTCCCGAGCTCTACGACTTCAACCGCAGCCGCCTCGACGCCTGGAACCAGGAGCACGTTGAGCGAAAGCGCAGCCTCGACTTTTTCAGCGTCCTCGAGCAGCTCAAGGATGGCCGCCACCGCCTCCTCGACGAGCTCGCCCACATCCCCGACGAAGACCTGGTCGACGAGGGCTCGCGCTACCGGAAACTTGTCCAGGCCGTTATCGACCACGACCGCGAACACTGGCACGCCATCGCCGCCCGCCTCGCCGGCATGGAGGGGGCCCGCCGCACCGGCGCCCAGTCGATCATCGAAGAAGCCACATCCTGA
- the mce gene encoding methylmalonyl-CoA epimerase — translation MLTKIHHVGIVVHSADEALKFYRDALGLPVTADRVIEDQGVRGVLLQIGDSEIELLEPTRDDTGVARFLANRGEGMHHICFESDDVAKELEAAREKGIELIDQAPRLGLAGMIAFLHPRSNHGVLVEFATPIEGQHGH, via the coding sequence ATGCTCACCAAAATCCACCACGTCGGCATCGTCGTGCACTCCGCCGACGAAGCCCTCAAGTTCTACCGCGACGCCCTTGGCCTGCCCGTCACCGCCGACCGCGTCATTGAAGACCAGGGCGTCCGCGGGGTTCTCCTCCAGATTGGCGACTCGGAAATCGAGCTGCTCGAGCCGACCCGCGACGATACCGGCGTCGCCCGCTTCCTCGCCAACCGCGGCGAAGGCATGCACCACATCTGCTTCGAATCCGACGACGTCGCAAAGGAACTCGAAGCCGCGCGCGAAAAGGGCATCGAACTCATCGACCAGGCGCCCCGCCTGGGCCTCGCCGGCATGATCGCCTTCCTCCACCCGCGCTCCAACCACGGCGTCCTTGTTGAGTTCGCCACCCCCATCGAGGGGCAGCACGGCCACTAG
- a CDS encoding VOC family protein: MDGIGATHIDHIVISSNNSEVVAETFRRNIGIEIRRTMSRPGTGARLAFAKLGDVILEFAGPPEPDPAAEVKARLWGMVLAVADIAAAVERLRGLGYEVTDPRPAVQPGALIATVKSGTGGVPFALIQYNAIPHESPAGAAP, from the coding sequence ATGGACGGCATCGGCGCCACCCACATCGACCACATCGTCATCTCCTCGAATAACAGCGAGGTGGTCGCCGAGACGTTCCGCCGCAACATCGGCATCGAGATCCGGCGCACCATGAGCCGCCCGGGTACCGGCGCCCGCCTCGCCTTCGCGAAGCTCGGCGACGTCATCCTCGAATTCGCGGGGCCGCCTGAGCCCGACCCTGCAGCCGAGGTCAAAGCACGCCTCTGGGGCATGGTTCTCGCCGTCGCCGATATCGCCGCCGCCGTCGAACGGCTGCGCGGCCTTGGCTACGAAGTCACCGACCCGCGCCCCGCTGTCCAGCCCGGCGCGCTCATTGCCACGGTGAAGTCCGGCACGGGCGGCGTGCCGTTCGCCCTCATCCAGTACAACGCCATCCCGCACGAATCCCCCGCTGGAGCAGCACCATGA
- a CDS encoding VOC family protein, with product MKAKRIDHVGIVVKNLEEATATYARNFGLTVDPARGGEVPALGIKNAFMPIGESDLEFIQPLTDQGPVAQFAKERGEGQFLLSIEVDDVAAAVEHLRSLGFRVGDPNNGVAFVSPKSSHGVNLQLIQRQGR from the coding sequence ATGAAAGCAAAGCGCATCGACCACGTCGGCATCGTCGTCAAGAACCTCGAAGAGGCCACCGCCACCTATGCCCGCAACTTCGGGCTCACGGTCGATCCCGCCCGCGGGGGCGAGGTCCCCGCACTGGGCATCAAGAATGCCTTCATGCCGATCGGCGAGAGCGACCTCGAGTTCATCCAGCCGCTCACCGATCAGGGGCCGGTCGCCCAGTTCGCCAAAGAGCGGGGCGAGGGCCAGTTCCTGCTCTCGATTGAAGTTGATGACGTCGCTGCAGCCGTCGAGCACCTCCGCAGCCTCGGCTTCCGCGTCGGCGACCCGAACAACGGCGTCGCCTTCGTCTCGCCGAAATCCTCGCACGGCGTCAACCTGCAGCTCATCCAGCGCCAGGGGCGCTGA
- a CDS encoding cobalamin B12-binding domain-containing protein, which produces MSTATATDKIRVLIAKPGLDGHDRGAKVVARALRDGGCEVIYTGIRQTPEMIAEAALQEDVDVVGLSILSGAHLELFPRVVEELKKRGLDDVLLFCGGIIPEEDTEALQKLGFKAIFRPGTNTQDIVKFVYDNVKKK; this is translated from the coding sequence ATGTCGACAGCAACCGCCACCGACAAAATCCGTGTCCTCATCGCCAAGCCCGGCCTCGACGGCCACGACCGCGGCGCCAAGGTCGTTGCCCGCGCCCTCCGCGATGGCGGCTGCGAAGTTATCTACACCGGCATCCGCCAGACGCCCGAGATGATCGCCGAAGCCGCCCTCCAGGAAGACGTCGATGTCGTCGGCCTCTCCATCCTCTCCGGCGCCCACCTCGAACTCTTCCCCCGCGTCGTCGAGGAGCTGAAGAAGCGCGGCCTTGATGATGTCCTCCTCTTCTGCGGCGGCATCATCCCCGAAGAAGACACCGAGGCCCTCCAGAAGCTCGGCTTCAAGGCGATCTTCCGCCCCGGCACGAATACCCAGGACATCGTCAAGTTCGTCTACGACAACGTGAAGAAGAAGTAA
- the meaB gene encoding methylmalonyl Co-A mutase-associated GTPase MeaB translates to MDELVQRFLAGDRRALARIITRVENSTLEGRDYVRALFPHSGRAHIVGITGGAGSGKSTLTGALTAELRRRGRTVAIIAVDPSSPFTHGALLGDRIRMQDVTMDPGVYMRSMAGRGALGGLAPAIADVVAVVDAFGFDYVIVETIGAGQDEVEIAGTAMTTVLVNNPGTGDDIQALKAGIIEIADILVVNKADHPGADVLVSQLQALLALSPADHRRPPILKTIATRGEGLAQLADAIDEHRAYLEQTGQLAAHRSEDARHQLLAITQQLILEEIRRAAPEAVIETLTGRIASRELDPHTAAEELAALVLPRG, encoded by the coding sequence GTGGACGAACTGGTCCAGCGCTTCCTTGCGGGCGACCGCCGCGCGCTCGCTCGCATCATCACCCGCGTCGAAAACAGCACCCTCGAAGGGCGCGACTACGTTCGCGCCCTCTTCCCCCACTCCGGGCGCGCCCACATCGTGGGCATCACCGGCGGCGCAGGCTCCGGCAAGAGCACGCTGACCGGCGCGCTTACCGCCGAACTCCGCCGGCGAGGCCGCACCGTCGCTATCATCGCCGTCGACCCCTCCAGCCCCTTCACCCACGGCGCCCTGCTCGGCGACCGCATCCGCATGCAGGACGTCACCATGGACCCGGGCGTCTACATGCGTTCCATGGCCGGCCGCGGCGCCCTCGGCGGCCTCGCCCCGGCCATCGCCGATGTTGTCGCCGTCGTCGACGCCTTCGGATTCGACTACGTCATCGTCGAAACCATCGGCGCCGGCCAGGACGAGGTCGAAATCGCCGGCACCGCCATGACAACGGTCCTCGTCAACAATCCCGGCACCGGCGACGACATCCAGGCCCTCAAGGCCGGCATCATCGAAATCGCCGATATCCTCGTCGTCAACAAGGCCGACCACCCGGGGGCCGACGTCCTCGTCAGCCAGCTCCAGGCCCTCCTCGCCCTCTCCCCCGCAGACCACCGGCGGCCGCCCATCCTCAAAACCATCGCTACCCGCGGTGAAGGGCTGGCGCAGCTCGCCGACGCCATCGACGAGCACCGCGCCTACCTCGAACAGACCGGCCAGCTCGCGGCCCACCGCTCCGAGGATGCCCGCCATCAGCTCCTTGCCATCACGCAGCAGCTCATCCTCGAGGAGATCCGGCGCGCTGCCCCCGAGGCCGTCATCGAAACGCTCACCGGCCGCATCGCCAGCCGCGAACTCGACCCCCACACCGCCGCCGAAGAGCTCGCCGCCCTCGTCCTCCCCCGCGGGTGA
- a CDS encoding TIGR03936 family radical SAM-associated protein — protein sequence MSSQQRIRTWFRKGERVRYISHLDVLRFWERAIRRAGLPLSYSQGFTPHPKLAFASPLPLGFTAEREVMDVQLDERIDPAEFHARLAAQATGDLAVVAVREVPLGAPQPQAAMLWSDYRAAVPGLDPAEARARIEAFLALPAFEWREERGERERTYDLRAATAWLTARPIDGGTELAMRLRTDQNITARPEAILAALFPGFEPQSYVRTDIILDERSPARELWRRYGQYL from the coding sequence GTGAGCAGTCAGCAGCGCATCCGCACCTGGTTCCGCAAAGGCGAGCGCGTCCGCTACATCTCCCACCTCGACGTGCTGCGCTTCTGGGAGCGCGCCATCCGCCGCGCCGGTCTCCCGCTCTCCTACTCCCAGGGCTTCACGCCCCATCCTAAGCTCGCCTTCGCCTCGCCCCTGCCCCTCGGCTTCACCGCCGAGCGCGAGGTCATGGATGTCCAGCTCGACGAGCGTATCGACCCCGCCGAGTTCCATGCGCGCCTCGCCGCCCAGGCCACCGGCGACCTCGCAGTCGTCGCCGTCCGCGAGGTTCCCCTCGGGGCGCCCCAGCCCCAGGCAGCGATGCTCTGGTCCGATTACCGTGCTGCAGTGCCCGGCCTTGATCCGGCCGAGGCCCGCGCCCGCATCGAGGCCTTCCTTGCCCTGCCGGCCTTCGAGTGGCGCGAGGAGCGCGGCGAACGCGAGCGCACCTACGACCTCCGCGCGGCCACCGCCTGGCTCACCGCCCGCCCGATCGACGGCGGCACCGAACTCGCGATGCGCCTGCGTACAGACCAGAACATAACCGCTCGCCCGGAGGCTATACTGGCGGCGCTCTTCCCCGGCTTCGAGCCGCAGAGCTACGTGCGCACCGACATCATCCTCGATGAACGGTCGCCAGCGAGGGAGCTATGGCGTCGCTACGGCCAGTACCTCTGA
- a CDS encoding GNAT family N-acetyltransferase, giving the protein MASLRPVPLTTCEIRPATPADAPELYVLWQRVREHNAGLDPRIVLAPVAPDQFAAALERQLGRGSATVLVAADRARLAGFVSGAIETASADRLPERHATIGYLWVEPGYRRRGIGRALVEAVARWAAAYDGVRHFEMPVLAADVEAARFWEALGFRPFIARLWAPLAPEPDDGGVP; this is encoded by the coding sequence ATGGCGTCGCTACGGCCAGTACCTCTGACCACCTGCGAAATCCGGCCGGCAACGCCCGCCGATGCCCCCGAACTCTACGTCCTCTGGCAGCGCGTCCGCGAACATAACGCTGGGCTCGACCCCCGCATCGTCCTCGCTCCCGTTGCCCCCGACCAGTTCGCCGCCGCGCTCGAGCGCCAGCTCGGCCGCGGGTCGGCCACCGTCCTGGTCGCCGCCGACCGGGCCCGGCTCGCTGGATTCGTCTCTGGTGCCATCGAAACCGCCAGCGCCGACCGCCTTCCGGAGCGCCACGCCACCATCGGCTACCTCTGGGTCGAACCTGGCTACCGCCGCCGCGGCATCGGCCGCGCGCTCGTGGAAGCCGTCGCCCGCTGGGCCGCAGCGTACGATGGCGTCCGCCACTTCGAAATGCCGGTCCTCGCTGCAGATGTGGAGGCTGCCCGCTTCTGGGAAGCGCTCGGCTTCCGGCCGTTCATTGCCCGCCTGTGGGCGCCGCTCGCCCCCGAACCGGATGACGGCGGTGTGCCATGA
- a CDS encoding histidine phosphatase family protein, which produces MSLLYLVRHGETNHNAEERGLGRADVPLSERGLEQACLIAARFARVPLDAVLSSPLQRALAIARTIAEQHALAVDIRPELTELDVGDTEGLAYAEIRTRFPDFYAAWTGDNPVHVPMPGGESIAALAERLAPLADELLGGPDRVMVIVSHNFTLRVLVCLLLGIPVANFRNFRLDLGSVTTISVQHGRAAIQALNDVCHLDALNLSPAARSVST; this is translated from the coding sequence ATGAGCCTCCTGTATCTCGTCCGCCACGGCGAAACCAACCACAACGCCGAGGAGCGGGGGCTCGGGCGCGCCGACGTGCCCCTCTCCGAACGCGGCCTCGAGCAGGCGTGCCTCATCGCCGCCCGGTTCGCGCGCGTGCCCCTCGATGCCGTCCTCAGCAGCCCGCTCCAGCGGGCCCTCGCCATCGCGCGGACCATCGCCGAACAGCACGCGCTCGCTGTCGATATCCGCCCCGAACTCACCGAACTCGATGTCGGCGACACCGAAGGCCTGGCCTATGCCGAAATCCGCACCCGCTTCCCCGACTTCTACGCAGCCTGGACCGGTGACAACCCGGTCCATGTCCCCATGCCCGGCGGCGAGTCCATCGCCGCGCTGGCGGAACGTCTCGCGCCGCTCGCAGACGAACTCCTCGGCGGCCCCGACCGCGTCATGGTGATCGTCTCGCACAACTTCACCCTCCGCGTCCTGGTTTGTCTCCTCCTCGGTATTCCGGTCGCAAACTTCCGCAACTTCCGGCTCGACCTCGGCTCGGTCACCACCATCTCCGTCCAGCACGGCCGCGCCGCCATCCAGGCCCTCAACGATGTCTGCCACCTCGACGCCTTGAATCTTTCGCCTGCCGCGCGTAGCGTCTCCACCTGA
- a CDS encoding FtsB family cell division protein, giving the protein MAPPSFLSRSRLIIVASLLIGSYFVYTAALGAYRTQQLSESRAQAERQLRQLEEQKAYLEAVRAYVASDVYVEQEARRRYGYIREGEIPFVVISPPAAEEQQPAGPWWQRLFPR; this is encoded by the coding sequence ATGGCCCCGCCCAGCTTCCTCAGCCGCTCCCGCCTCATCATCGTGGCCAGCCTGCTCATCGGGAGCTACTTCGTCTACACCGCCGCGCTGGGCGCCTACCGTACGCAGCAGCTGAGCGAGTCCCGCGCCCAGGCCGAGCGCCAGCTGCGCCAGCTCGAAGAGCAGAAGGCCTACCTCGAAGCGGTCCGGGCCTACGTCGCCTCCGATGTGTACGTCGAACAGGAGGCTCGCCGCCGGTACGGCTACATTCGCGAAGGAGAAATCCCGTTTGTCGTCATCAGCCCGCCGGCCGCCGAAGAACAGCAGCCCGCCGGCCCCTGGTGGCAGCGGCTCTTCCCGCGCTGA
- the tilS gene encoding tRNA lysidine(34) synthetase TilS gives MSSSARRPPKNSSPPAPGGSGSSRADEPLAGAWSPVPGAPAPQRAADSLPPAVRRVLRTVERFARAERLFRGRRRLLVAVSGGPDSLACLHLLLALRETFGLELKVAHFDHQLRPGSADDLQFVRDHAAALGLEAITGEGPVREVAARQRRGIEETARLMRYQFLAFAAEKEGCDAVVTGHTADDQAETVLLHLLRGSGVRGMRGMLPAAPIPGAPGRTLLRPLLCIRRDDTAAVCRELGLEPRLDESNRDPAHTRNRIRTELLPVAARFNPSIADALLGLADSAREAFELLEKRSFEARAAARGPVGAIYDLAALAGLPAESLLLVIEREAAFFHLEPEVNRTRVRNFREVLRRGSGQVAFGDTVVEVSAGRVRIGPRLEPVEPVAPVILDVPGSRRVGPWRVDVLTSPLAADPAAPVAALATPALRGALRARSIQPGDTLTWRGLRRKLSDLFINEKIPAWERPGSVVIADAEGPVAVFTASRVFVRDAPGPPDLWVRLAALPRLAAP, from the coding sequence TTGTCGTCATCAGCCCGCCGGCCGCCGAAGAACAGCAGCCCGCCGGCCCCTGGTGGCAGCGGCTCTTCCCGCGCTGACGAACCCCTCGCCGGCGCCTGGTCCCCCGTCCCGGGCGCTCCCGCCCCGCAACGCGCTGCCGATTCGCTCCCGCCCGCGGTCCGCCGCGTCCTCCGCACCGTCGAACGGTTCGCCCGCGCTGAGCGCCTCTTCCGCGGCCGTCGCCGCCTCCTCGTCGCCGTTTCCGGTGGCCCCGATTCCCTCGCCTGCCTCCATCTTCTGCTCGCCCTCCGCGAAACGTTCGGCCTCGAACTCAAGGTCGCCCACTTCGACCACCAGCTTCGTCCCGGTTCCGCCGATGACCTCCAGTTCGTCCGCGACCATGCCGCCGCCCTCGGCCTCGAGGCGATTACCGGCGAAGGCCCCGTCCGCGAGGTTGCCGCCCGCCAGCGCCGCGGCATCGAGGAAACGGCCCGCCTCATGCGCTACCAGTTCCTCGCCTTCGCCGCCGAAAAAGAAGGGTGCGACGCGGTCGTCACCGGGCACACTGCCGACGACCAGGCCGAGACCGTCCTCCTCCACCTGCTTCGCGGGAGCGGCGTCCGCGGTATGCGCGGCATGCTCCCCGCTGCCCCCATCCCGGGAGCCCCGGGCCGCACGCTCCTCCGCCCGCTGCTCTGCATCCGCCGCGACGACACCGCTGCGGTATGCCGCGAACTCGGCCTCGAACCGCGCCTCGACGAATCGAACCGCGACCCTGCCCACACCCGGAACCGCATCCGCACGGAACTCCTCCCGGTGGCAGCCCGGTTCAACCCGTCCATCGCCGACGCCCTCCTCGGCCTCGCCGACAGCGCCCGGGAAGCGTTCGAGCTGCTCGAGAAGCGCTCGTTCGAGGCTCGCGCCGCCGCGCGGGGGCCGGTCGGAGCTATCTATGACCTCGCCGCGCTGGCCGGCCTCCCCGCCGAATCGCTCCTCCTTGTCATCGAACGGGAGGCCGCCTTCTTCCACCTCGAGCCCGAGGTCAACCGCACCCGCGTCCGCAATTTCCGCGAGGTTCTCCGGCGCGGCTCCGGCCAGGTTGCCTTCGGCGACACGGTCGTCGAGGTTTCAGCCGGCCGTGTGCGCATCGGTCCCCGCCTCGAACCGGTTGAGCCGGTCGCGCCGGTCATCCTCGACGTCCCGGGGAGCCGCCGCGTCGGGCCCTGGCGGGTTGACGTGCTGACGTCGCCCCTCGCCGCGGACCCCGCCGCACCGGTCGCCGCCCTCGCCACCCCTGCGTTGCGTGGCGCCCTCCGCGCCCGCTCAATCCAGCCCGGCGATACGCTCACCTGGCGCGGGCTCCGGCGGAAACTCTCTGACCTGTTCATTAACGAGAAGATTCCCGCGTGGGAGCGTCCCGGGTCGGTTGTTATCGCCGACGCCGAAGGCCCGGTCGCCGTGTTCACCGCCAGCCGGGTCTTCGTCCGCGATGCGCCCGGCCCGCCCGACCTCTGGGTCAGGCTCGCGGCCCTGCCGCGGCTGGCCGCGCCGTAG
- a CDS encoding LLM class flavin-dependent oxidoreductase: MGIGIGFGVAGFPFSSVGAYHAWIDLLEEQGADSVWFSERLVSHTPTLEPMAAIGMALGRTKRLKAGMNAVIVPFRDPLVLAKECATLDFLSGGRLLPVFGVGDERAPEWRATGRDPRGRGEQADEALVIMARLWSEDRVTFEGKHYRYVDAAISPRPVQQPLPLWIGGSSEAAIRRTARVGTGWLAGLQTPAQVAPIVRAIREKAAEYGRAIDDDHYGAGFSYRFGSAEDPAVQRQLAALARLPGVADPAGLVVAGSADDIARRIEEFIAAGISKFVVRPIASDDADLMDQTMRMLEEVVPRFATARPAAAGPRA, translated from the coding sequence ATGGGCATCGGCATCGGCTTCGGAGTGGCCGGATTTCCGTTTTCGTCGGTCGGGGCGTACCACGCGTGGATCGACCTGCTCGAGGAACAGGGCGCGGATTCGGTCTGGTTCAGCGAGCGGCTGGTGTCGCACACGCCGACGCTCGAGCCGATGGCGGCCATCGGGATGGCGCTCGGCCGGACGAAACGGCTGAAGGCGGGAATGAACGCCGTCATCGTGCCATTCCGGGACCCGCTGGTGCTGGCGAAGGAGTGCGCGACGCTGGACTTCCTCAGCGGCGGCCGGCTGCTGCCGGTGTTCGGCGTAGGCGACGAGCGGGCGCCGGAGTGGCGGGCGACGGGGCGGGACCCCCGCGGTCGCGGCGAGCAGGCGGACGAGGCGCTCGTGATCATGGCGCGGCTGTGGAGCGAGGACCGGGTGACCTTCGAAGGGAAGCACTACCGGTACGTCGACGCCGCCATCAGCCCGCGGCCGGTGCAGCAGCCGCTGCCGCTGTGGATCGGCGGCAGCTCGGAGGCGGCCATACGGAGGACAGCGCGGGTTGGCACCGGGTGGCTCGCCGGGCTGCAGACGCCGGCGCAGGTTGCCCCCATTGTCCGGGCGATCCGGGAGAAGGCCGCGGAGTACGGCCGGGCGATCGACGATGATCACTACGGTGCCGGCTTTTCGTACCGGTTCGGGTCGGCGGAGGACCCGGCGGTGCAGCGGCAGCTGGCGGCGCTGGCGCGCCTGCCGGGCGTCGCGGACCCGGCGGGGCTGGTCGTTGCCGGGTCGGCCGACGACATCGCGCGACGGATCGAGGAGTTCATCGCAGCCGGCATTTCGAAGTTCGTGGTGCGGCCGATCGCGTCGGATGACGCAGATCTGATGGACCAGACAATGCGGATGCTGGAAGAGGTGGTCCCGCGATTCGCTACGGCGCGGCCAGCCGCGGCAGGGCCGCGAGCCTGA